A region from the Inhella inkyongensis genome encodes:
- a CDS encoding DUF935 domain-containing protein, producing the protein MNNVPGLYVSPTEFVRFAEGERTARRQLADQIATRQRSPDFSALGLYLPNPDPILKKQGKDVQVYTDLLSDALVGGSVRRRKAGVVKMEWRVERGRASSRSAKLCEQLLGELDLRRLMRETLQAPLLGWQPLEVTWSGGQGAMVPVAVEAKPAQWFHFDAEAQLRFKSREAPFDGELLPARKFLVPAQDASYANPYGFADLSMCFWPTVFKRGGLKFWVTFTEKFGTPWLVGKVPRSTAKKEQDALLDQLESMVQDAVAVIPDDASVDVVESSGRTASAELYERLLMFCRSEISIALLGQNQTTESNSNRASATAGLQVTEDLRDADARLVEATVNQLLRWVVDLNEGEAAAAPTFELFEQEEVDKQQAERDEILVRAGAKLTREYFRRTYDLEEGDLAEETEPEPTEPLAAAPTNLPPTAAEVQFAEALAPAPETDALDALVHEAMGDWEPLMAPLVQPLQAALDEAAARGETAAELLARLPELLQTLDVRALETALTQATVTARVGALAGLQADGSSDGIEPQPADPPGPAFSELAPPTQPQKLEVHVHLSTPAAEPPVVQVTNTLPEQAPPVVHVHNALPEQAAPVVQVTNAVQPAEVTVVPMHPSRAVQTVQRREDGELAGTVTDYEFKQQVEDPNAL; encoded by the coding sequence ATGAATAACGTCCCCGGTCTCTATGTGAGCCCCACCGAGTTCGTGCGCTTTGCTGAAGGCGAGCGCACCGCGCGCCGCCAGCTGGCCGACCAGATCGCGACGCGCCAGCGCTCGCCGGACTTCTCGGCGCTGGGCCTGTACCTGCCCAACCCGGACCCGATCCTGAAGAAACAGGGCAAAGACGTGCAGGTCTATACCGACCTGCTGAGCGACGCCCTGGTGGGCGGCTCGGTGCGGCGCCGCAAGGCGGGTGTGGTGAAGATGGAGTGGCGGGTGGAGCGAGGCCGCGCCAGCAGCCGCAGCGCCAAGCTGTGCGAGCAGTTGCTGGGTGAGCTGGACCTGCGCCGCCTGATGCGCGAGACCCTGCAGGCGCCGCTGCTGGGTTGGCAGCCGCTGGAAGTGACCTGGTCGGGCGGCCAGGGCGCCATGGTGCCGGTGGCGGTGGAAGCCAAGCCGGCGCAGTGGTTCCACTTTGATGCCGAGGCGCAACTGCGCTTCAAGAGCCGCGAAGCGCCGTTCGACGGCGAGCTGCTGCCGGCCCGCAAGTTCCTGGTACCGGCCCAGGATGCGAGCTATGCGAACCCCTACGGCTTCGCAGACCTTTCGATGTGCTTTTGGCCCACGGTGTTCAAGCGCGGCGGGCTGAAATTCTGGGTGACCTTCACCGAGAAATTCGGCACGCCCTGGCTGGTGGGCAAGGTGCCGCGCAGCACGGCCAAGAAGGAGCAGGACGCGCTGCTGGACCAACTGGAATCCATGGTGCAGGACGCGGTGGCGGTGATCCCGGACGATGCCTCTGTAGATGTGGTGGAGTCCAGCGGCCGAACGGCCAGTGCCGAGCTGTACGAGCGCCTGCTGATGTTCTGCCGCAGCGAGATTTCGATTGCGCTGCTGGGCCAGAACCAGACCACCGAGAGCAACAGCAACCGCGCCAGCGCCACGGCCGGCCTGCAGGTGACGGAAGACCTGCGCGACGCCGACGCCCGCCTGGTGGAGGCCACCGTGAACCAGCTGCTGCGCTGGGTGGTGGACCTGAACGAGGGCGAGGCCGCCGCCGCACCCACCTTCGAGCTCTTCGAGCAGGAGGAAGTGGACAAGCAGCAAGCCGAGCGCGACGAGATCCTGGTGCGTGCTGGCGCCAAGCTCACGCGCGAGTACTTCCGTCGCACCTATGACCTGGAAGAGGGTGACCTGGCCGAAGAGACCGAGCCGGAGCCGACTGAGCCACTGGCTGCCGCCCCAACCAATCTGCCGCCGACCGCAGCAGAGGTGCAGTTCGCCGAAGCACTCGCTCCCGCACCAGAGACCGATGCCCTGGACGCCCTAGTGCACGAGGCCATGGGTGACTGGGAGCCCTTGATGGCGCCGTTGGTGCAGCCCCTGCAGGCGGCGCTGGACGAAGCTGCCGCGCGCGGGGAGACCGCAGCCGAGCTGCTGGCGCGCTTGCCGGAGCTGCTGCAGACCCTGGATGTGCGGGCGCTGGAGACGGCGCTGACGCAGGCAACTGTGACAGCCCGCGTGGGCGCGCTGGCGGGCCTGCAGGCCGATGGCAGCAGTGATGGCATTGAGCCTCAGCCGGCCGATCCGCCCGGCCCAGCCTTCAGCGAGCTGGCGCCGCCGACCCAGCCCCAGAAGTTGGAGGTGCATGTGCACCTGAGCACGCCGGCCGCTGAGCCGCCTGTGGTGCAGGTGACGAACACCCTGCCCGAGCAGGCCCCGCCCGTGGTGCATGTCCATAACGCCCTGCCCGAGCAAGCAGCGCCCGTGGTGCAGGTGACGAATGCCGTGCAGCCTGCAGAGGTGACGGTGGTGCCGATGCACCCATCGCGCGCGGTGCAGACGGTGCAGCGCCGCGAAGACGGCGAGCTGGCCGGCACGGTGACCGACTACGAATTCAAACAACAGGTGGAAGATCCCAATGCACTATGA
- a CDS encoding phage terminase large subunit family protein → MAKIKGRAKVLPVDRDAVFLPFQSRWIKDGSRIKLMEKSRQIGISWSTAYGAAERAAAQGARFDEWVSSRDDIQARLFIEDCKLWAGLMNLAARDLGEVVIDPDKKISAYVLQFASGRRIHSMSSNPDAQAGKRGSRILDEFALHADQRKLWAIAYPGITWGGSMELVSTHRGSHSFFNGLIREAKERGNPKKISLHRVTLQDALDQGFLYKLQQALPADDEQQDMDEAAYFDFVRRGAADEESFDQEYMCIPADDDEKFLEYGLITACEYAAGVDWQRGLEGPFTGRLFAGVDIGRKKDLTVLWVVELIGDVLYTRHVETLERMRKSEQEKILWPWFAICERVCIDQTGLGIGWTDDAQDRFGERRIEGVSFTGPVKEALAYPLRGAMEDRKLRIPDDPKIRADLRKVQKVTTAAGNIRFVAESTPDGHADRFWALALAKHASEGPSGPPLVASRPRRSGLGASLAAYPG, encoded by the coding sequence ATGGCCAAGATCAAGGGCCGGGCCAAGGTGCTGCCGGTGGACCGCGATGCGGTCTTTCTGCCGTTTCAGTCGCGCTGGATCAAGGACGGCTCGCGCATCAAGCTGATGGAGAAGAGCCGGCAGATCGGCATCAGCTGGTCCACGGCCTACGGCGCGGCCGAGCGCGCGGCCGCACAAGGTGCGCGCTTTGACGAATGGGTGAGCAGCCGCGATGACATTCAGGCCCGCCTGTTCATCGAAGACTGCAAGCTCTGGGCCGGCTTGATGAACCTGGCAGCGCGCGACCTGGGCGAGGTGGTGATCGACCCGGACAAGAAGATCAGCGCCTACGTGCTGCAGTTCGCCAGCGGGCGGCGCATCCACAGCATGAGCAGCAATCCGGACGCACAGGCCGGCAAGCGCGGCAGCCGCATCTTGGACGAGTTCGCGCTGCACGCCGACCAGCGCAAGCTCTGGGCCATTGCCTACCCCGGCATCACCTGGGGCGGCAGCATGGAGCTGGTGAGCACGCACCGGGGCTCGCACAGCTTTTTCAACGGGCTGATCCGCGAGGCCAAGGAACGCGGCAACCCCAAGAAGATCAGCCTGCACCGGGTGACGCTGCAAGACGCGCTGGACCAGGGCTTTCTGTACAAGCTGCAGCAGGCCCTGCCTGCCGACGACGAGCAGCAGGACATGGACGAGGCGGCCTACTTCGACTTCGTGCGGCGCGGCGCGGCGGATGAAGAGTCGTTCGACCAGGAATACATGTGCATCCCGGCCGACGACGATGAGAAGTTCCTGGAATACGGGCTGATCACCGCCTGCGAGTACGCGGCCGGGGTGGACTGGCAGCGCGGCCTGGAGGGCCCTTTCACCGGCCGGCTGTTCGCAGGCGTGGACATCGGCCGCAAGAAGGACCTGACGGTGCTCTGGGTGGTGGAACTGATTGGTGATGTGCTCTACACCCGCCACGTCGAGACGCTGGAGCGCATGCGCAAGAGCGAGCAGGAAAAGATTCTGTGGCCCTGGTTCGCCATCTGCGAGCGGGTGTGCATTGACCAAACGGGCCTGGGGATTGGCTGGACCGACGACGCGCAGGACCGCTTTGGCGAGCGCCGCATTGAAGGCGTGAGCTTCACCGGCCCGGTGAAGGAGGCACTGGCTTACCCGCTGCGCGGCGCCATGGAAGACCGCAAGCTGCGCATTCCCGATGACCCCAAGATCCGCGCCGATCTGCGCAAGGTGCAGAAGGTGACCACGGCGGCCGGGAACATCCGCTTCGTGGCCGAGAGCACGCCCGACGGCCACGCCGACCGCTTCTGGGCCCTGGCCCTGGCCAAGCACGCGAGCGAAGGCCCATCGGGCCCGCCGCTGGTGGCCAGCCGGCCGCGCCGCTCTGGCCTGGGCGCCAGCCTGGCCGCTTACCCAGGATGA
- a CDS encoding phage protein Gp27 family protein translates to MGQKSRISRLPADVRAFLEAQIAAGRCTLDELIAQLRERWPSAAEAGELPSRTAVHRYGQKLERRLAAIRASTEAAKLIQAQAGDDKDARSEALTALVQTELFEAILALQEADDPEADAGERVAMLSSAAKNIATLTRSSVNLKQFQREVEAAARKQLLEEQRAKLDALGNKGGVTEDTKRAIREALGIV, encoded by the coding sequence ATGGGTCAAAAGAGCCGCATCAGCCGCTTACCTGCGGACGTCCGCGCCTTCCTGGAGGCGCAGATCGCCGCCGGCCGCTGCACGCTGGACGAGCTGATCGCGCAGCTGCGCGAACGCTGGCCCAGCGCGGCCGAAGCCGGCGAGCTGCCCAGCCGCACGGCGGTGCATCGCTATGGCCAGAAGCTGGAGCGCCGGCTGGCCGCCATACGGGCCAGCACCGAAGCCGCCAAGCTCATCCAGGCGCAGGCCGGCGACGACAAGGACGCGCGCAGCGAGGCGCTCACCGCCCTGGTGCAGACCGAGCTGTTCGAGGCCATCTTGGCGCTGCAGGAGGCCGATGACCCCGAGGCCGATGCCGGCGAGCGGGTGGCCATGCTGAGCAGCGCCGCCAAGAACATCGCCACGCTGACGCGCAGCTCGGTCAACCTCAAGCAGTTCCAGCGCGAGGTGGAGGCCGCCGCGCGCAAGCAGTTGCTGGAAGAACAGCGCGCCAAGCTGGATGCGCTGGGCAACAAGGGCGGCGTGACCGAGGACACCAAGCGGGCGATCCGCGAGGCGCTGGGGATCGTGTGA
- a CDS encoding transglycosylase SLT domain-containing protein, with protein MKAPEGWRPVRAARLQRLAVLVLLVAWAALLVWPMALLAQTPAAAAPYRAELTRAAHLHWGLDAPVAALAAQVHQESGWRPQAVSHVGAQGLAQFMPATAKWWCELHGLSALDCQPANPTWALRALAGYDRWLFDRAPPQYAPRERIWVALRAYNGGLGHWQAERRVALAAGRPDTPAAVDAACGQARRAALHCAENLGYPHRILNVLQPRYASWGAGL; from the coding sequence ATGAAGGCCCCGGAGGGGTGGCGCCCCGTGCGCGCGGCACGCTTGCAACGCCTGGCGGTGCTGGTGCTGTTGGTGGCTTGGGCCGCGCTGCTGGTCTGGCCCATGGCCTTGCTGGCCCAAACGCCCGCAGCGGCCGCGCCCTACCGCGCGGAACTGACCCGCGCGGCGCATCTGCACTGGGGGCTGGACGCACCAGTAGCTGCCCTGGCCGCGCAGGTGCATCAAGAGAGTGGCTGGCGGCCTCAGGCTGTGAGCCATGTGGGCGCCCAAGGCTTGGCGCAGTTCATGCCGGCCACGGCGAAGTGGTGGTGTGAGCTGCATGGCCTGAGCGCGCTCGACTGCCAACCCGCAAACCCCACCTGGGCCCTGCGCGCACTGGCCGGCTATGACCGCTGGTTGTTCGACCGTGCGCCGCCGCAGTACGCACCGCGCGAACGCATTTGGGTGGCGCTGCGGGCCTACAACGGGGGCTTGGGCCACTGGCAGGCCGAACGCCGCGTGGCGCTGGCTGCCGGCCGCCCTGATACCCCAGCGGCCGTGGACGCCGCGTGCGGCCAGGCGCGGCGCGCAGCACTGCACTGCGCTGAAAACCTGGGCTACCCCCACCGCATCTTGAACGTGCTGCAACCGCGCTACGCGAGCTGGGGGGCTGGGCTATGA
- a CDS encoding putative holin: MAPKTLSPTVLPRLSGWLFITLALALLVALLAPQQLPVSLYKLSLVSLAGVVGYWLDRSLFPYARPDHFLPCEQEIAPAARAGEVPVLLETLRDPDQLRLAGTCMLRRALIVAATMVAMGLGA; encoded by the coding sequence ATGGCACCTAAAACCCTTTCACCTACCGTGCTGCCGCGCCTGAGCGGTTGGCTGTTCATCACCTTGGCTCTGGCGCTGCTTGTGGCCCTGCTGGCACCGCAGCAACTGCCGGTGAGCCTGTACAAGCTCAGCCTGGTCAGCCTGGCGGGCGTGGTGGGCTACTGGTTGGACCGCAGCCTGTTTCCCTATGCGCGGCCGGACCACTTTTTGCCTTGCGAGCAAGAGATTGCGCCGGCCGCAAGGGCAGGCGAAGTGCCGGTGCTTTTGGAGACGCTGCGCGACCCTGATCAGCTGCGCCTGGCGGGCACATGCATGCTGCGCCGCGCCCTGATCGTGGCGGCCACGATGGTGGCCATGGGGTTGGGCGCGTGA
- a CDS encoding helix-turn-helix domain-containing protein, protein MNPNESLFSAGMRIRDLRGDMPQTEFAERLGVDRKSVAGWEADKRLPDGSSLLKLVTEFGADVNYLLTGSRDPAGAKLDAAEQVLLDSYRRCNAQARQNLIQTAALFAAGLGAGSPAGAGGMSNSGAHTVQVGGGANVNVNAPVYGGVAGRNINNRGETPGGRKK, encoded by the coding sequence ATGAACCCTAACGAGAGTTTGTTTTCGGCAGGGATGCGGATCCGTGACTTGAGGGGCGACATGCCCCAGACGGAGTTCGCCGAGCGGCTTGGGGTTGATCGCAAATCGGTAGCTGGTTGGGAGGCGGACAAGCGCCTGCCAGATGGCTCGTCGCTGTTGAAACTCGTGACAGAGTTCGGCGCAGATGTGAACTACCTGCTGACCGGATCGCGCGACCCTGCCGGCGCCAAGCTCGACGCTGCCGAGCAGGTGCTGCTCGACAGCTATCGCCGCTGCAACGCGCAGGCCCGGCAGAACCTCATCCAGACGGCGGCGTTGTTCGCTGCAGGCTTAGGGGCCGGTAGCCCTGCCGGTGCAGGCGGCATGAGTAACAGCGGCGCGCACACCGTGCAAGTGGGCGGCGGCGCCAATGTCAATGTGAACGCCCCGGTCTACGGCGGCGTGGCCGGGCGAAATATCAACAACAGGGGCGAGACCCCAGGGGGAAGAAAGAAGTGA
- a CDS encoding DNA-binding protein — protein sequence MKQLRTPAQARAWLDFQGISIAQWAREHQVHHSLVREILAGRKKCLRGMSHNIAVLLGMKAGVITTRPGRVRPAGAPGEAAQQGVAA from the coding sequence ATGAAGCAGCTTCGCACCCCGGCCCAAGCCCGCGCCTGGCTGGACTTTCAGGGCATCTCCATCGCCCAGTGGGCGCGTGAACACCAGGTGCATCACAGCCTGGTGCGCGAGATCCTGGCCGGCCGCAAGAAGTGCCTGCGCGGCATGAGCCACAACATCGCCGTGCTGCTGGGCATGAAGGCCGGCGTCATCACCACGCGGCCGGGCCGGGTGCGGCCGGCAGGCGCGCCGGGCGAAGCCGCTCAGCAAGGGGTCGCCGCATGA
- a CDS encoding transcriptional regulator produces MSNPARPETTTALKPLPSPVKKTCDLFRLLSGHELLGLTPGEIAKGLAVSPSWVSINLPALAAETGFVEQVPGTNRWRLGVPLVRIAVTVSVQLNQARRQLDELQQRYGGMADMDAIRDRYSR; encoded by the coding sequence ATGAGCAACCCAGCCCGCCCCGAAACCACCACCGCCCTGAAACCCCTGCCCAGCCCCGTCAAGAAAACCTGCGACCTGTTTCGCCTGCTCTCAGGCCATGAGTTGCTCGGTCTGACCCCGGGCGAGATCGCCAAGGGCTTGGCCGTATCGCCCAGCTGGGTGTCCATCAACCTGCCCGCTCTGGCTGCCGAGACCGGCTTTGTCGAGCAGGTGCCCGGTACCAACCGCTGGCGCCTGGGTGTGCCCTTGGTGCGCATTGCCGTCACGGTCAGCGTGCAGCTCAACCAAGCGCGCCGGCAACTGGATGAATTGCAGCAGCGCTATGGCGGCATGGCGGACATGGATGCCATCCGCGACCGCTACAGCCGCTGA
- a CDS encoding integrase gives MEQDHLSPSAAAMPMSPTTVARCAQLAQQLARAPHGAGAALKQAACAELGVSLATLHRYLAQVAQRPERKQRADAGEVALPLAEAQLITGLLTSSARKTGKRLLSIGQAVEILRANGELRAERMDAATGELHPLSDSAIARALRAHGVHPDQLARATPAVELKSLHPNHVWQIDASLCVLYYLHAEKEAEAGLQVMHRDQFYKNKPKNLKAIEADRVWSYEATDHHSGALMLHYVMGAESSANLVESFLQFVHAREADPVHGVPRILMMDMGSANTSGLFKNLARRLQVELIAHMPGNARATGQVENARNIIERSFESSLRLAPVRSLAELNAQAQRWVRWYNATKVHSRHGRTRNDQWLSITAEQLRLAPGIELCRELLSHEPETRVVSPTLTVSFKGREFDVRGVPGVMVGERLAVAINPYQTDAAYAVLRDAEGAELLHAVPVVERDAAGFREDANVIGEDYARPADTVLDTRRKEVERQVWGGDTQEETEARKKSAQAVPFGGRIDPYKVIDQAPAPTYMPRRGTELQPAAAMAARAPTRVLTLFEAAQHLAQAGVALNPERHALLRQWHPEGVPEDQLAALRDRLEKRTALRVVAGGAP, from the coding sequence ATGGAACAAGACCACCTGAGCCCGAGCGCCGCCGCCATGCCCATGAGCCCCACCACCGTGGCCCGCTGCGCGCAGCTGGCGCAGCAGCTGGCCCGCGCGCCGCACGGCGCTGGTGCGGCGCTGAAGCAGGCGGCCTGCGCTGAGCTGGGCGTCAGCCTGGCCACCTTGCACCGCTACCTGGCCCAGGTGGCCCAGCGCCCCGAGCGCAAGCAGCGCGCCGATGCCGGCGAGGTGGCGCTGCCCCTGGCCGAGGCACAGCTCATCACCGGCCTGCTCACAAGCAGTGCCCGCAAAACGGGCAAGCGCCTGCTTTCCATCGGCCAGGCCGTCGAGATCCTGCGGGCCAATGGCGAACTGCGTGCCGAGCGCATGGACGCTGCGACGGGCGAGCTGCACCCGCTGTCGGACAGTGCCATCGCCCGCGCCCTTCGCGCCCACGGCGTACACCCCGACCAGCTGGCTCGCGCCACCCCGGCGGTGGAGCTCAAGAGCCTGCACCCCAACCATGTGTGGCAGATCGACGCCAGCCTCTGCGTTCTCTACTACCTACACGCCGAGAAGGAGGCCGAGGCGGGCCTGCAGGTGATGCACCGCGATCAGTTCTACAAGAACAAGCCCAAGAACCTGAAGGCCATTGAGGCCGACCGGGTGTGGAGCTACGAGGCCACCGACCACCACAGTGGCGCGCTGATGCTGCACTACGTGATGGGCGCCGAGAGCAGCGCCAACCTGGTCGAGAGCTTCCTGCAGTTCGTCCATGCCCGTGAGGCCGACCCCGTGCACGGCGTGCCGCGCATCCTGATGATGGACATGGGCAGCGCCAACACCAGCGGCCTGTTCAAGAACCTGGCGCGCCGCCTGCAAGTCGAGCTGATTGCTCACATGCCCGGCAACGCGCGCGCCACCGGCCAGGTGGAAAACGCCCGCAACATCATTGAGCGCAGCTTCGAGTCGTCGTTGCGCCTGGCGCCGGTGCGCAGCCTGGCCGAGCTGAATGCACAGGCGCAACGCTGGGTGCGTTGGTACAACGCCACCAAGGTGCACAGCCGCCACGGCCGCACCCGCAACGACCAATGGCTGAGCATCACGGCCGAGCAGCTGCGCCTGGCGCCCGGCATTGAGTTGTGCCGCGAGCTCCTGAGCCACGAGCCCGAAACCCGCGTGGTCAGCCCCACGCTCACGGTCAGCTTCAAGGGCCGCGAGTTCGATGTGCGCGGCGTGCCCGGCGTGATGGTGGGCGAGCGCCTGGCTGTTGCCATCAACCCCTACCAGACTGACGCCGCCTATGCCGTGCTGCGCGACGCCGAAGGCGCCGAGCTGCTGCACGCCGTGCCGGTGGTGGAGCGCGATGCCGCTGGTTTCCGCGAGGATGCCAACGTCATCGGCGAGGACTACGCCCGCCCGGCTGACACCGTGCTGGACACCCGGCGCAAGGAAGTGGAGCGCCAGGTCTGGGGCGGCGATACCCAGGAAGAAACCGAGGCACGCAAGAAGTCGGCTCAGGCGGTGCCCTTTGGCGGGCGCATCGACCCCTACAAGGTCATCGACCAGGCGCCAGCGCCCACCTACATGCCGCGTAGGGGCACTGAGCTGCAGCCCGCAGCGGCCATGGCGGCCCGCGCACCAACCCGTGTACTCACCCTGTTTGAAGCGGCTCAGCACCTGGCCCAGGCCGGCGTGGCCCTGAACCCCGAACGCCATGCGCTGCTGCGCCAGTGGCACCCCGAGGGCGTGCCTGAAGACCAGCTAGCTGCTTTGCGCGACCGACTTGAAAAACGCACCGCGCTGCGCGTGGTGGCCGGAGGTGCCCCGTGA
- a CDS encoding AAA family ATPase: protein MIGLQTCPKSSLLALPGLGGAIPPAQPVSGLQALISEADLTLREVAAEVGFSKSVIQRLVANGEWPRRGVERLYSELWRLLTQRGVKASQLLLALTPKQIGPGVQQHAEAAPEVDPATPEEESMLLQCQALSPQARQHFELPRSPFVDDVQTPDDVFQTPSVRYVRAALMDCARHHGFMAVVGESGAGKSTLAEDLEERIKASAQEIVVIRPYVLAMEQSDAKGKTLKSSHIAEAIAAALDPQLKVKSSPEARFAQVHALLKASRKGGCRHLLVIEEAHCLPTATLKHLKRFLELKDGMQRLIGVALIAQPELRERLNSQNAEVREVMQRCEIVELEPLDAELEGYLRHKFARFDLKFEDVFEADAVDAIRARLVHTPRGGRAADTRSICYPLVVNNLVARAMNAAAAASWPKVDAQVIAGC, encoded by the coding sequence GTGATCGGCCTGCAAACCTGTCCCAAATCGTCCCTATTGGCTTTGCCGGGCCTGGGTGGGGCCATCCCCCCAGCGCAGCCCGTCAGCGGCTTGCAGGCCCTGATTTCTGAAGCTGACCTGACGCTGCGCGAAGTGGCGGCTGAGGTGGGCTTCAGTAAATCGGTAATCCAGCGCCTGGTGGCCAACGGTGAATGGCCACGGCGCGGCGTAGAGCGCCTGTACTCCGAGCTCTGGCGGCTGCTGACCCAGCGTGGCGTGAAAGCCAGCCAGCTGCTACTGGCCCTGACCCCCAAACAAATTGGCCCCGGCGTGCAGCAACACGCCGAGGCCGCCCCTGAAGTTGATCCAGCAACCCCCGAGGAGGAATCCATGCTACTGCAGTGCCAAGCCCTGAGCCCCCAAGCCCGCCAGCACTTCGAGCTGCCGCGCAGCCCCTTTGTGGACGACGTGCAGACCCCCGACGACGTGTTCCAGACGCCCAGCGTGCGCTATGTGCGCGCTGCGCTGATGGACTGCGCGCGCCACCACGGCTTCATGGCGGTGGTGGGCGAGAGCGGCGCGGGCAAGAGCACCCTGGCCGAAGACCTGGAAGAGCGCATCAAGGCCAGCGCCCAGGAAATTGTGGTCATCCGCCCCTATGTGCTGGCCATGGAACAGAGCGACGCCAAGGGCAAGACGCTCAAGAGCAGCCACATCGCCGAGGCCATTGCCGCCGCGCTGGACCCCCAGCTCAAGGTCAAGAGCAGCCCCGAGGCCCGCTTTGCCCAGGTGCATGCCCTGCTCAAGGCCAGCCGCAAAGGCGGCTGCCGCCACCTGCTGGTCATTGAAGAGGCGCACTGCCTGCCCACCGCCACCCTCAAGCACCTGAAGCGCTTCCTGGAGCTGAAGGACGGCATGCAGCGCCTGATCGGCGTGGCCCTGATTGCCCAGCCCGAGCTGCGCGAGCGACTGAACAGCCAGAACGCCGAGGTGCGCGAGGTGATGCAGCGCTGCGAGATCGTGGAGCTGGAGCCGCTGGATGCCGAGCTGGAGGGCTACCTGCGCCACAAGTTCGCCCGCTTTGACCTGAAGTTTGAGGACGTGTTCGAGGCTGACGCCGTGGACGCGATCCGCGCCCGCTTGGTGCACACCCCGCGCGGCGGGCGTGCGGCGGACACGCGCTCGATCTGCTACCCCTTGGTGGTGAACAACCTGGTGGCCCGTGCCATGAACGCTGCGGCGGCGGCGTCCTGGCCCAAGGTGGACGCCCAGGTGATTGCCGGCTGCTGA
- a CDS encoding host-nuclease inhibitor Gam family protein — MATRLKTKATAVVPQTQTDCAADIKRIGDLQRQFERLRADMNDQIGAITKQAQPQLEALHTEVLALQDGVQRYCEAHRAELCGKGKTANLITGEVSWRQRPPSVSIRGAEAVLETLLRMGLGRFVRVKQEPNKEAMLNEPEALKGIAGISITTGVEDFIITPFEATAEVPA, encoded by the coding sequence ATGGCCACTCGCCTCAAGACCAAAGCCACCGCCGTGGTGCCCCAGACCCAAACCGACTGCGCCGCCGACATCAAGCGCATCGGCGACCTGCAGCGCCAGTTCGAACGCCTGCGCGCCGACATGAATGACCAGATTGGCGCCATCACCAAGCAGGCCCAGCCGCAGTTGGAGGCGCTCCACACCGAAGTGCTGGCCCTGCAAGACGGCGTGCAGCGCTACTGCGAGGCCCACCGCGCCGAGCTGTGCGGCAAGGGCAAGACGGCCAACCTGATCACCGGCGAGGTTTCCTGGCGCCAGCGCCCGCCCAGCGTCAGCATCCGGGGCGCCGAGGCCGTGCTGGAGACCCTGCTGCGCATGGGCCTGGGCCGCTTCGTACGCGTGAAGCAAGAGCCCAACAAGGAAGCCATGCTGAACGAGCCCGAGGCGCTCAAGGGCATCGCCGGCATCAGCATCACCACCGGGGTGGAAGACTTCATCATCACTCCCTTCGAGGCCACCGCCGAGGTGCCGGCGTGA
- a CDS encoding gp16 family protein — protein sequence MSKPAPAASGRRATLIKLIHVAKRELQLEEDTYRTLLHTASGGQTSTAAMNERQLQAVLEQAKRSGFVVRSGGVKPRRLDRSPEGRKVRALWLFLHHLAAVRDPSEAALASYCKRIAGVDDLHWASHLQMNRLTETLKKWALRDALPHAIAALERELAEQPDALSHAMKSSVLAQAAGLRRLPKPGYDAHLNVWRALNHVLGRPGWASTADMEALTE from the coding sequence ATGTCTAAACCCGCCCCCGCTGCCAGTGGCCGCCGCGCCACCTTGATCAAGCTGATCCATGTGGCCAAGCGCGAGCTGCAGCTGGAAGAGGACACCTACCGCACCCTGTTGCACACCGCCAGCGGCGGGCAGACCAGCACGGCCGCGATGAACGAACGCCAGCTGCAGGCCGTCCTGGAACAGGCCAAGCGCAGCGGCTTTGTGGTGCGCTCGGGCGGCGTAAAGCCGCGCCGCCTGGACCGCAGCCCTGAAGGCCGCAAGGTGCGCGCGCTGTGGCTGTTCTTGCACCACCTGGCCGCCGTGCGCGACCCCAGCGAGGCCGCGCTGGCCAGCTACTGCAAGCGCATTGCGGGCGTGGATGATCTGCACTGGGCCAGCCACCTTCAGATGAACCGGCTGACCGAGACCCTGAAGAAGTGGGCGCTGCGCGATGCGCTGCCGCACGCCATTGCGGCGCTTGAGCGTGAGCTGGCCGAGCAACCTGATGCGCTCTCGCATGCCATGAAATCGTCGGTGCTGGCCCAGGCCGCGGGCCTGCGCCGCCTGCCCAAGCCTGGCTACGACGCGCACCTGAACGTCTGGCGTGCGCTGAACCATGTGCTGGGCCGCCCGGGATGGGCGTCCACAGCCGACATGGAAGCACTGACCGAATGA